The sequence GGGACCGGAAGACGTGGCCGCGCGCCAGGAGCCGTTCCCGCAGTTCCGCGTAGTTGTAAATCTCGCCGTTGAAAACGATCCAGACGCTTTCGTCCTCGTTCGTCATCGGCTGTGCCCCGCCGTCGAGGTCGATGATGGACAGCCGGCAATGTCCCAACCCCACGTTGCGGTCGAGGTGGATGCCATTGCCGTCGGGCCCGCGGTGCAGGATGGGCGTCAACATCCGCAGGATGTCGTGCTCCGTCACGCGGGCCGCCGCGTCAAAAACCACCTTGCCAGCTATGCCACACATGATTTTTTCACCTCGGGCGCACTGGCGCAGGCCAGACCCGAACGTTCCCCGCCCGTGACCGTCACGGGTTCATCGGCCCGCGGACCGTGCTTCGCCGCCGCCCACACCTCCAAGCCGAGACTCCAGCGCAGAATCGCGAACCATTTGCGCAACGAAGCCGCGGCGTTGGGCCGGCCGCGCAGCCGGCGCACCAGCGCGACGACGCCGGTCAACGGCAGCCGCACGAGCGCCGCCGCGCCCAGGGCCAGGCGATACGTTCGCGCGACCCCCGCGCCGCGATGAAACCGCAGCAACCGGCAGACGGATTCCCGCATCATCACCACGGAAAATGAACTGCGCGCCGCACTGGAGGAACCGCCGCCGTGATGCACGATCACCGCGTCCGGCACGTAGAGGCATTGCCACCCCGCCTGCCGGGTGCGCTGGCACAAATCAAGATCCTCGGAATACATGAAGAACCGTTGATCAAATCCACCCAAGGCTTCAAAGACCGCCCGCCGGATCAGGATGCAGGCGCCCGAAACGACCTCCACGGCGGCCGGCCGGGTGGACGGATCATGGAGCGGCGCCACGCCCCACAACCGCGACCGCGGGAACCGGCGGCGGAGCCACTCGGCATCGAGCAGTTGATTGAGCACCGTGGGAAAAGATTGAATGCAACTGGTCTGGAGCGAGCCATCCGTGTTCAGCAGCCGGGCGCCGGCCAGGCCCGCGGCCGGATGCTCCGCCAGCACCTGCACCAGCCGTTCCACCGCCGCACCGACGACCTCCGTGTCCGGGTTCAAAAACAGCAGCAGCGCGCCCGTGGCGGCGCGGGCGCCCAGATTGTTGGCCGCGGCGAACCCGATGTTGGCGGCGCTTTGCACGTAGCGCGCCGCCGGGAATTCCCGCGCGAGCATGGCGTCACAGCCGTCGAACGAGCCGGAATCCACCACGATGACCTCATGAGGGCAGCGGCACTGTTCGCGCAGCGCGGCCAGGCATTCCCGGACGTAGCGGCACGAATTCCAAT is a genomic window of Verrucomicrobiia bacterium containing:
- a CDS encoding glycosyltransferase family 2 protein encodes the protein MARSPHRDPAAPDASVSGTPVTVSIVIVNWNSCRYVRECLAALREQCRCPHEVIVVDSGSFDGCDAMLAREFPAARYVQSAANIGFAAANNLGARAATGALLLFLNPDTEVVGAAVERLVQVLAEHPAAGLAGARLLNTDGSLQTSCIQSFPTVLNQLLDAEWLRRRFPRSRLWGVAPLHDPSTRPAAVEVVSGACILIRRAVFEALGGFDQRFFMYSEDLDLCQRTRQAGWQCLYVPDAVIVHHGGGSSSAARSSFSVVMMRESVCRLLRFHRGAGVARTYRLALGAAALVRLPLTGVVALVRRLRGRPNAAASLRKWFAILRWSLGLEVWAAAKHGPRADEPVTVTGGERSGLACASAPEVKKSCVA